A genomic region of Homo sapiens chromosome 4, GRCh38.p14 Primary Assembly contains the following coding sequences:
- the MAD2L1 gene encoding mitotic spindle assembly checkpoint protein MAD2A, whose protein sequence is MALQLSREQGITLRGSAEIVAEFFSFGINSILYQRGIYPSETFTRVQKYGLTLLVTTDLELIKYLNNVVEQLKDWLYKCSVQKLVVVISNIESGEVLERWQFDIECDKTAKDDSAPREKSQKAIQDEIRSVIRQITATVTFLPLLEVSCSFDLLIYTDKDLVVPEKWEESGPQFITNSEEVRLRSFTTTIHKVNSMVAYKIPVND, encoded by the exons ATGGCGCTGCAGCTCTCCCGGGAGCAGGGAATCACCCTGCGCGGGAGCGCCGAAATCGTGGCCGAGTTCTTCT CATTCGGCATCAACAGCATTTTATATCAGCGTGGCATATATCCATCTGAAACCTTTACTCGAGTGCAGAAATACGGACTCACCTTGCTTGTAACTACTGATCTTGAGCTCATAAAATACCTAAATAATGTGGTGGAACAACTGAAAG ATTGGTTATACAAGTGTTCAGTTCAGAAACTGGTTGTAGTTATCTCAAATATTGAAAGTGGTGAGGTCCTGGAAAGATGGCAGTTTGATATTGAGTGTGACAAGACTGCAAAAGATGACAG tgcaCCCAGAGAAAAGTCTCAGAAAGCTATCCAGGATGAAATCCGTTCAGTGATCAGACAGATCACAGCTACGGTGACATTTCTGCCACTGTTGGAAGTTTCTT GTTCATTTGATCTGCTGATTTATACAGACAAAGATTTGGTTGTACCTGAAAAATGGGAAGAGTCGGGACCACAGTTTATTACCAATTCTGAGGAAGTCCGCCTTCGTTCATTTACTACTACAATCCACAAAGTAAATAGCATGGTGGCCTACAAAATTCCTGTCAATGACTGA